The following proteins come from a genomic window of Streptococcus oralis:
- a CDS encoding F0F1 ATP synthase subunit C, whose product MNLTFFGLCLACMGVSLAEGMLMNGLFKSAARQPDIIPQLRSLMIMGIAFIEGTFFVTLVFSFIIK is encoded by the coding sequence ATGAATTTAACATTTTTCGGTCTTTGTCTTGCCTGTATGGGTGTATCCCTTGCAGAAGGTATGTTAATGAACGGTTTGTTCAAGTCAGCAGCACGCCAACCAGACATCATTCCACAATTGCGTAGCTTGATGATCATGGGGATTGCCTTTATTGAAGGAACTTTCTTTGTAACTCTTGTCTTTTCATTTATCATCAAATAA
- a CDS encoding CHY zinc finger protein → MIQAQGLLVDDESRCVHYHSEKDIVSLQCYECKKYYACYQCHNAMETHLFSPYPLTLSKDQPIFCGACKRTMTFQEYQTQIACPYCSAPFNPGCKQHHSFYFK, encoded by the coding sequence ATGATTCAAGCGCAAGGTTTGTTAGTTGATGATGAGAGTAGGTGTGTTCACTATCATAGTGAAAAAGATATCGTTTCCCTCCAGTGCTATGAATGCAAGAAATACTATGCTTGCTATCAGTGCCATAATGCTATGGAGACGCATTTGTTTTCGCCCTATCCCTTGACGCTTTCCAAGGATCAACCAATTTTTTGTGGGGCTTGTAAGAGGACAATGACTTTTCAAGAATACCAAACACAGATAGCTTGTCCTTATTGCAGCGCTCCATTTAATCCAGGTTGTAAACAACATCATTCATTTTATTTTAAATAG
- a CDS encoding peptidase U32 family protein, translated as MTKTLKRPEVLSPAGTLEKLKVAVQYGADAVFIGGQAYGLRSRAGNFTFEQMEEGVQFAAKYGAKVYVAANMVMHEGNEAGAGEWFRKLRDIGIAAIIVSDPALIMIAATEAPGLEIHLSTQASATNYETLEFWKELGLTRVVLAREVSMEELAEIRKRTDVEIEAFVHGAMCISYSGRCTLSNHMSMRDANRGGCSQSCRWKYDLYDMPFGQERKSLKGEIPEEFSMSAVDMSMIDHIPDMIENGVDSLKIEGRMKSIHYVSTVTNCYKAAVDAYLESPEKFEAIKQDLVDEMWKVAQRELATGFYYGTPSENEQLFGARRKIPEYKFVAEVVSYDDATQTATIRQRNVINEGDQVEFYGPGFRHFETYIEDLHDSKGNKIDRAPNPMELLTIKVPQPVQAGDMVRALKEGLINLYKEDGTSVTVRA; from the coding sequence ATGACAAAAACATTAAAACGTCCTGAGGTTTTATCACCTGCAGGGACTTTAGAGAAGCTGAAAGTAGCTGTTCAATATGGTGCGGACGCAGTCTTCATCGGTGGACAGGCCTATGGTCTTCGTAGCCGTGCTGGAAACTTCACCTTTGAACAGATGGAAGAAGGTGTCCAGTTCGCAGCCAAGTATGGTGCCAAGGTCTATGTAGCTGCCAACATGGTTATGCACGAAGGAAATGAAGCTGGGGCTGGTGAGTGGTTCCGTAAGTTGCGTGACATCGGGATTGCAGCAATTATCGTGTCAGATCCGGCTTTGATCATGATTGCAGCAACAGAAGCACCAGGTCTTGAAATCCACCTTTCAACCCAAGCAAGTGCGACCAACTATGAAACTCTTGAGTTCTGGAAAGAACTTGGTCTAACTCGCGTGGTTTTAGCCCGTGAAGTTTCAATGGAAGAATTGGCAGAGATTCGCAAACGCACTGATGTAGAAATTGAGGCCTTTGTCCATGGAGCCATGTGTATTTCTTACTCAGGTCGCTGTACGCTCTCAAACCACATGAGTATGCGTGATGCCAACCGTGGAGGTTGTTCACAGTCTTGCCGTTGGAAATACGACCTTTACGATATGCCCTTTGGCCAAGAACGTAAGAGTCTTAAAGGTGAAATTCCAGAAGAATTTTCAATGTCAGCCGTTGATATGTCTATGATTGACCATATCCCAGATATGATTGAAAATGGTGTAGATAGTCTAAAAATTGAAGGTCGTATGAAGTCAATCCACTATGTTTCAACAGTAACCAACTGTTACAAGGCGGCTGTGGATGCTTACCTTGAAAGCCCAGAAAAATTTGAAGCTATCAAACAAGACTTGGTAGATGAGATGTGGAAGGTTGCCCAACGTGAATTGGCAACAGGATTCTACTACGGTACGCCGTCTGAGAATGAGCAGTTATTTGGTGCTCGCCGTAAAATCCCTGAATACAAGTTTGTCGCTGAAGTCGTTTCTTATGATGATGCGACCCAAACAGCAACCATCCGTCAACGGAATGTAATCAACGAAGGTGACCAAGTTGAGTTTTACGGCCCAGGTTTCCGTCATTTTGAAACCTATATCGAAGATCTTCATGATTCTAAAGGCAATAAAATAGATCGCGCTCCAAATCCAATGGAACTCTTGACCATCAAGGTTCCACAACCTGTTCAGGCAGGTGACATGGTTCGCGCTCTCAAGGAAGGTCTCATTAACCTCTATAAGGAAGACGGGACAAGTGTCACCGTTCGTGCCTAG
- a CDS encoding GntR family transcriptional regulator, whose product MLPAYMKIHDQIKKDIDEHRWMIGERLPSERDLADKFQVSRMTLRQAISLLVEEGVLERRVGSGTFVSSTRVQEKMRGTTSFTEIVKAQGKVPSSQLISYRRTIPNEQEVEKLGISPTENIIRMERVRYADQVPLVYEVASIPEKFIKDFKKEEITSHFFQTLQQHGYRIGKSQQTIYARLAKEKIAHYLEIEKGHAILALTQVSYLDDGTAFEYVKSQYVGERFEFYLENN is encoded by the coding sequence ATGTTACCAGCCTATATGAAAATCCACGATCAGATAAAAAAAGATATCGATGAGCATCGTTGGATGATAGGAGAAAGGCTTCCAAGTGAACGGGATCTTGCAGACAAGTTTCAAGTTAGCCGGATGACCTTGCGACAAGCCATCTCTCTCTTGGTTGAGGAGGGAGTTTTGGAGCGTCGTGTAGGAAGCGGAACCTTTGTTTCTAGCACTCGAGTACAAGAAAAAATGCGGGGCACCACTAGTTTTACGGAGATTGTCAAAGCTCAAGGAAAAGTTCCTTCTAGTCAGCTGATTTCCTATAGGAGAACCATTCCCAACGAGCAGGAAGTGGAAAAGCTAGGTATTTCACCAACTGAAAATATCATCCGTATGGAACGGGTGCGTTACGCTGATCAAGTTCCTCTGGTCTATGAAGTCGCATCCATTCCTGAGAAATTCATTAAGGATTTCAAAAAAGAAGAAATCACTAGTCATTTCTTCCAAACCTTGCAGCAGCATGGCTACCGGATTGGCAAATCCCAACAGACCATTTATGCGAGGCTGGCTAAGGAAAAAATTGCTCATTACCTAGAAATCGAAAAGGGGCATGCGATTCTGGCCTTGACTCAGGTTTCCTATCTCGATGATGGGACGGCTTTTGAATATGTCAAGAGTCAATATGTTGGTGAACGTTTTGAATTTTATCTTGAAAACAACTAG
- the guaA gene encoding glutamine-hydrolyzing GMP synthase yields MSNISTDLQDVEKIIVLDYGSQYNQLISRRIREIGVFSELKSHKISAAEVRAINPVGIILSGGPNSVYEDGSFDIDPEIFELGIPILGICYGMQLLTHKLGGKVVPAGDAGNREYGQSPLTHTTSALFEGTPEEQIVLMSHGDAVTEIPADFVRTGTSADCPYAAIENPDKHIYGIQFHPEVRHSVYGNDILRNFALNICKAKGDWSMDNFIDMQIKKIRETVDDKRVLLGLSGGVDSSVVGVLLQKAIGDQLICIFVDHGLLRKGEADQVMDMLGGKFGLNIVKADASKRFLDKLAGVSDPEQKRKIIGNEFVYVFDDEASKLKDVKFLAQGTLYTDVIESGTDTAQTIKSHHNVGGLPEDMQFELIEPLNTLYKDEVRALGTELGMPDHIVWRQPFPGPGLAIRVMGEITEEKLETVRESDAILREEIAKAGLDRDIWQYFTVNTGVRSVGVMGDGRTYDYTIAIRAITSIDGMTADFAKIPWEVLQKISVRIVNEVDHVNRIVYDITSKPPATVEWE; encoded by the coding sequence ATGAGCAACATTTCAACTGATTTGCAAGATGTCGAAAAAATCATCGTACTGGACTATGGTAGCCAATACAACCAGCTAATTTCACGCCGTATCCGTGAAATTGGTGTTTTTTCAGAGTTAAAAAGCCATAAAATTTCAGCTGCAGAGGTTCGTGCGATTAACCCTGTAGGGATCATCCTCTCTGGTGGACCAAACTCTGTATACGAAGATGGTTCATTTGATATTGACCCAGAAATTTTTGAACTTGGCATTCCGATTTTAGGAATCTGCTATGGTATGCAACTTTTAACTCATAAACTTGGAGGAAAAGTTGTCCCTGCAGGTGATGCTGGTAACCGCGAGTATGGCCAATCACCACTTACCCATACCACTTCTGCCCTCTTTGAAGGAACTCCTGAAGAACAGATTGTGTTGATGAGCCATGGCGATGCTGTTACAGAGATCCCAGCTGATTTTGTTCGTACTGGTACTTCTGCTGACTGTCCTTATGCAGCTATTGAAAACCCTGACAAGCACATCTATGGTATCCAATTCCACCCAGAAGTGCGCCATTCTGTATACGGAAATGATATCCTTCGCAACTTTGCCCTTAACATCTGTAAAGCTAAGGGTGACTGGTCAATGGACAACTTCATCGATATGCAGATCAAAAAAATCCGTGAAACTGTAGATGACAAGCGTGTTCTTCTCGGTCTATCAGGTGGTGTTGACTCTTCTGTCGTTGGCGTTCTTCTCCAGAAAGCAATCGGCGATCAATTGATCTGTATTTTTGTAGACCACGGTCTTCTTCGTAAGGGAGAAGCTGACCAAGTTATGGATATGCTTGGTGGTAAGTTTGGTTTGAATATTGTCAAAGCTGATGCTTCAAAACGCTTCCTTGACAAACTTGCAGGTGTTTCTGACCCTGAGCAAAAACGTAAAATCATCGGTAATGAGTTTGTTTATGTCTTCGATGACGAAGCAAGCAAGCTAAAAGATGTAAAATTCCTTGCTCAAGGAACACTATACACTGACGTGATTGAGTCTGGAACTGATACTGCTCAAACCATCAAATCACACCACAACGTGGGTGGTCTTCCAGAAGACATGCAGTTTGAATTGATTGAACCATTGAACACTCTTTATAAAGACGAAGTCCGTGCCCTCGGTACAGAGCTTGGTATGCCAGACCACATCGTATGGCGCCAACCATTCCCAGGACCAGGACTTGCTATCCGTGTCATGGGTGAAATCACTGAAGAAAAACTAGAAACTGTTCGTGAGTCTGATGCTATCCTTCGTGAAGAAATCGCTAAAGCGGGTCTTGACCGTGATATCTGGCAATACTTCACTGTCAACACAGGCGTTCGTTCAGTCGGTGTTATGGGTGACGGTCGTACTTATGACTACACCATCGCCATTCGTGCGATTACTTCTATCGATGGTATGACAGCTGATTTTGCCAAGATTCCTTGGGAAGTCCTTCAAAAAATCTCTGTACGTATCGTAAACGAAGTAGACCACGTTAACCGTATCGTCTACGACATTACAAGTAAACCACCCGCAACAGTTGAGTGGGAGTAG
- a CDS encoding ABC transporter ATP-binding protein, with protein sequence METILRVESLTKHYGKEPNITKALNGISFQVVKGEFLGIMGSSGSGKTTLLNCLATIIKPTDGSIQMQEKDLGQLKGSQLADYRGKEIGYLFQNFELLDNLTAKENILLPLSLHKVDANESKLRLELLSQYLDISELLDKFPSQLSGGQRQRVAAARALILDPKIVFADEPTGALDSKNATILMQKLSEMNQVEETTILMVTHDSVAASFCNRILFIQDGKLFHEIRRDYPRESQEDFYHRILKVMAALAGGDGNVF encoded by the coding sequence ATGGAAACAATTTTACGAGTAGAATCATTAACAAAGCATTATGGAAAAGAGCCGAATATCACTAAGGCCTTGAACGGCATATCTTTTCAAGTTGTCAAAGGCGAGTTCTTAGGGATTATGGGGAGTAGTGGATCTGGGAAAACAACCCTTCTTAACTGTCTCGCCACTATCATCAAGCCAACTGACGGGTCCATTCAAATGCAAGAAAAGGATTTAGGTCAGTTAAAAGGTAGCCAATTAGCAGACTATAGAGGCAAGGAAATTGGCTACCTCTTTCAGAATTTTGAGCTTTTGGACAATCTGACTGCCAAAGAGAATATTTTACTTCCCTTGTCTTTGCACAAGGTCGATGCTAACGAAAGCAAACTTCGGTTAGAATTGCTTTCCCAATATCTGGATATTTCTGAACTTCTGGATAAGTTCCCATCTCAATTATCAGGTGGTCAACGGCAAAGGGTAGCTGCTGCTCGTGCCTTGATTTTAGACCCTAAGATTGTATTTGCAGATGAGCCCACTGGGGCTTTGGACTCTAAAAATGCGACCATTTTGATGCAAAAATTATCCGAAATGAATCAAGTGGAAGAAACCACCATTCTCATGGTGACCCACGATTCAGTCGCTGCCAGCTTTTGCAACCGCATCTTGTTCATCCAAGACGGAAAACTATTCCATGAAATCCGACGCGATTATCCAAGAGAAAGTCAAGAAGATTTTTACCACAGAATACTAAAGGTCATGGCAGCGCTAGCTGGAGGTGATGGCAATGTTTTCTAA
- a CDS encoding FtsX-like permease family protein: protein MFSKLVSRNSKRDRKNNGLYFSSMVLSIISFYIILSLSHQDVMIFLKQIESDAVNKLFSMIPILYVATLFILFFLVYFASSMQMERRKHEFGVYLTLGMRRSKLFLLLLLEDLRNSVLALGIGLPISILISELISLITAKIVGLGIIEHQFSLSTTALLYTVIGFLAVKLAVFVLLSAKTANKEIGNLLAYLPSGMKKLLPKGVYLLASVLGILLLGTAYYMGMSGRAWKSVITMGITVLLGTLGTILLFFGMRLFIDFLVKLGNNRKLHAYNFRQIQELVIQRSTILAVCSLLIFSALCLFGAGVAIASGNSGNQTHVLDYTFRDSKQETDENLDVNAVKKELEDAGLVSQFSKILQIKVGTPKEHKSVSFEEVIKELKKQKDSKNKEILLRKFKQSTTSHLMPISEYNELRKAANLPPLELTSKEAYLYMGKDFLPDENLVNSVLKTKPQIKVMENDVKLIGEVESLPIVTDREITLSVALIVPDEVFMNYTDGHYSNYVSGILAPELVKEKGLMRAISDTNEKLNQASLGYESYIQNMGRQLFYIISASYITIYLAIIFLVVANTIIGVQFLMGQRQSYRRYQTLIHLGANYETLCKSSEKQVNWYFGLPIALALLSSSFGVSSLLTGIVPASVRMDMGQKFITAMLIILLLAGFEVIYIKIVKKNSNKYLLSLMEPKRDE from the coding sequence ATGTTTTCTAAATTAGTCTCAAGAAATAGCAAGAGAGATCGAAAGAATAATGGCTTGTACTTCAGTTCCATGGTTCTTTCTATTATTTCCTTTTACATCATCCTTTCTTTGTCCCATCAAGATGTGATGATCTTTCTAAAACAAATAGAAAGTGACGCTGTAAATAAACTCTTTAGCATGATTCCTATTCTTTACGTAGCAACGCTCTTTATTCTCTTTTTTCTAGTCTACTTCGCAAGCAGTATGCAGATGGAAAGGAGAAAACATGAATTTGGTGTCTATCTCACACTGGGAATGCGAAGAAGCAAACTGTTCTTGCTACTTCTGCTCGAGGATTTGAGAAACAGTGTCCTTGCCCTTGGAATAGGCCTTCCTATTTCTATCTTGATTTCAGAACTGATCAGCCTAATAACCGCTAAAATTGTGGGACTAGGGATTATTGAGCATCAATTTTCTCTATCTACTACAGCTCTACTCTATACAGTCATCGGCTTCCTAGCCGTAAAATTAGCTGTTTTTGTCCTTTTAAGTGCAAAAACAGCCAATAAGGAAATCGGAAACCTGCTTGCCTATTTACCCTCTGGAATGAAGAAACTACTCCCCAAAGGCGTGTACCTTCTTGCTTCCGTCCTCGGAATTTTGCTTCTAGGAACAGCCTATTACATGGGTATGAGTGGACGAGCTTGGAAGAGTGTCATAACCATGGGCATCACCGTTCTCTTAGGAACTCTGGGAACTATCCTACTCTTCTTTGGTATGCGTTTATTTATAGACTTTTTGGTCAAACTTGGAAACAATCGAAAACTTCATGCCTATAATTTTAGACAGATTCAGGAATTAGTTATCCAGCGCTCAACTATACTGGCTGTCTGCTCCCTCTTAATCTTCTCTGCCTTGTGCCTCTTTGGAGCAGGTGTTGCTATTGCAAGTGGCAATTCAGGCAATCAAACCCACGTATTGGATTATACATTTAGAGATAGCAAGCAGGAAACAGATGAAAATCTTGATGTAAATGCAGTTAAAAAAGAGCTTGAAGATGCCGGACTAGTATCACAGTTTTCAAAGATTCTGCAAATCAAAGTAGGCACACCTAAAGAACACAAGTCCGTGTCCTTCGAAGAGGTCATCAAGGAGTTGAAAAAGCAAAAAGACAGCAAGAACAAGGAAATTTTGCTCCGTAAATTTAAACAGTCTACTACTTCCCACCTCATGCCAATTTCCGAATACAATGAACTTAGAAAGGCTGCCAATCTCCCTCCTCTAGAATTAACTAGCAAGGAAGCCTACTTGTATATGGGGAAAGATTTTCTCCCGGATGAGAATCTCGTCAACTCTGTTCTGAAGACGAAGCCTCAAATCAAAGTCATGGAAAATGATGTAAAATTGATTGGAGAGGTGGAGTCTTTACCGATTGTAACGGATCGTGAAATCACCCTCTCTGTTGCCCTCATAGTCCCAGATGAAGTCTTTATGAACTATACAGACGGTCACTACTCGAACTATGTCAGCGGTATCTTGGCTCCTGAGCTAGTCAAAGAAAAAGGTCTGATGAGAGCTATCTCAGATACCAATGAAAAGCTAAATCAAGCCTCTCTTGGCTATGAAAGCTATATACAAAATATGGGAAGACAACTATTTTACATTATCTCTGCCAGCTATATCACTATCTATCTGGCTATCATCTTCCTTGTTGTGGCAAATACAATCATCGGCGTTCAATTTTTGATGGGACAAAGACAATCCTACAGACGATACCAAACCTTGATCCATCTCGGAGCCAACTACGAAACTCTTTGTAAATCGTCAGAAAAGCAAGTCAACTGGTATTTCGGTCTGCCAATAGCCCTTGCACTTCTTAGTAGTAGCTTCGGAGTGAGCTCCCTCCTCACAGGAATAGTACCTGCTAGTGTAAGAATGGACATGGGGCAGAAATTTATCACAGCCATGCTGATCATACTGCTCTTAGCTGGCTTTGAAGTCATCTATATAAAAATTGTAAAGAAAAATAGCAACAAGTACTTATTGTCCTTAATGGAACCCAAAAGAGATGAATAA
- a CDS encoding response regulator transcription factor, with protein sequence MKHILVIEDEALIRDEIVILLEKAGYQVDKLTDFKDTSQQVLQYDTDLIILDLNLPRETGFQICKNLKSKRSVPILVLTSREQLKDEIYALKLGADEYLTKPFKKERFLARIENILKRYEGRQNLLEKDNFLLDRNTYTLYINGHSILLPQNQGKLLETLLVATGSVVTKEELSMKLWNTTEFIDENALQVNIARLKKVMKQAGIALQVKSVRGIGYKLEEVSPDEI encoded by the coding sequence ATGAAGCATATTCTGGTTATTGAAGATGAAGCCTTGATTCGAGATGAAATTGTCATTTTGTTAGAGAAAGCGGGTTATCAAGTTGATAAGTTGACTGACTTCAAAGATACAAGCCAGCAAGTGCTACAATACGATACGGATCTAATCATACTGGATTTGAATTTGCCGAGAGAAACAGGTTTTCAAATTTGTAAAAATCTCAAGTCAAAACGCTCTGTGCCCATATTGGTTCTCACCTCCCGTGAACAACTAAAAGATGAGATCTACGCCCTAAAATTAGGGGCAGACGAGTACTTAACAAAACCTTTCAAAAAAGAAAGATTCTTGGCTCGTATAGAAAATATCTTGAAACGCTATGAAGGTAGACAAAATTTGCTTGAAAAAGATAATTTCCTTCTGGATAGAAATACCTATACCCTTTATATCAACGGACATTCGATTTTACTCCCTCAAAATCAAGGGAAATTGTTAGAAACCTTATTAGTGGCAACTGGTTCTGTCGTCACAAAAGAAGAATTGAGCATGAAACTGTGGAATACAACTGAGTTCATCGATGAAAATGCACTACAAGTAAACATTGCAAGGCTGAAAAAGGTGATGAAACAGGCTGGCATTGCCCTTCAAGTCAAGTCCGTCAGAGGTATTGGTTACAAGCTAGAAGAGGTAAGTCCAGATGAAATATAA
- a CDS encoding sensor histidine kinase, translating to MKYNLKYLATYLPWLLVLLAFDLFTAVLLWLSDVRMFQALILLYLLATVLLFFILSFLLIRKERKKSAAYKAFIANPKMDTELELLHLSSASEKESIEQMADTLYQKQAEIGKLNSLLAEYEDYVEKWAHEIKLPLSLLSLLLDNQSDQLPEDTAFKLDYVKNQIQGNVSQILFYYRVKSEKNDFLFEDLDLEECIQDLLENFDPLLKEKNFTIQLENIQGTCYTDQRSFEFILSQILANALKYSSDKPKLSISISKDKEHTALIIRDNGCGVKACDLPHIFEKGFTGDSGDTRKKSTGMGLYLVKQLADALKIEITVKSEWMQGFEITLSI from the coding sequence ATGAAATATAATCTAAAATATCTAGCTACTTATCTGCCTTGGTTACTTGTTCTCTTAGCATTTGATCTATTTACAGCTGTCCTGCTTTGGCTTTCAGATGTGAGAATGTTTCAAGCTCTCATCCTGCTCTATCTTTTAGCCACCGTCCTGCTTTTTTTCATCCTATCATTCCTACTGATAAGAAAAGAAAGAAAAAAATCCGCTGCCTATAAAGCCTTCATAGCCAATCCCAAGATGGATACTGAGCTTGAATTATTGCATTTATCAAGTGCCTCAGAGAAAGAAAGCATTGAACAAATGGCAGATACACTTTATCAAAAGCAGGCTGAAATAGGAAAGCTCAACTCATTACTAGCCGAGTACGAGGACTATGTTGAAAAATGGGCGCATGAGATTAAACTCCCTCTATCGCTTCTTTCCCTCCTTTTGGACAACCAAAGTGACCAGTTACCTGAAGATACAGCATTTAAGTTGGACTATGTGAAGAATCAAATCCAAGGAAATGTATCACAAATCCTATTCTATTACAGGGTGAAAAGTGAGAAAAATGATTTTTTATTTGAAGATCTTGATCTAGAAGAATGTATCCAAGATCTATTGGAAAATTTTGATCCCTTACTCAAAGAAAAGAATTTTACGATTCAGCTAGAAAATATACAAGGAACCTGCTACACCGATCAACGCAGTTTTGAATTTATCCTCTCCCAAATCCTCGCCAACGCCCTTAAATACAGCTCTGACAAGCCCAAACTCAGTATTTCTATATCAAAAGACAAGGAGCACACAGCATTGATTATTAGGGATAATGGCTGCGGAGTTAAAGCTTGCGACCTCCCCCATATTTTTGAAAAAGGATTTACAGGTGATTCAGGAGACACAAGGAAAAAATCAACAGGCATGGGCCTCTATCTGGTCAAACAATTAGCAGATGCTTTAAAAATCGAAATCACAGTAAAATCCGAATGGATGCAAGGATTTGAAATCACTCTTTCTATTTAG
- the ffh gene encoding signal recognition particle protein codes for MAFESLTERLQNVFKNLRKKGKISEADVQEATKEIRLALLEADVALPVVKDFIKKVRERAVGHEVIDTLNPAQQIIKIVDEELTAVLGSDTAEIIKSPKIPTIIMMVGLQGAGKTTFAGKLANKLKKEENARPLMIAADIYRPAAIDQLKTLGQQIDVPVFALGTDVPAVEIVRQGLEQAQANHNDYVLIDTAGRLQIDELLMNELRDVKALAQPNEILLVIDAMIGQEAANVAREFNAQLEVTGVILTKIDGDTRGGAALSVRHITGKPIKFTGTGEKITDIETFHPDRMSSRILGMGDMLTLIEKASQEYDEQKALEMAEKMRENTFDFNDFIDQLDQVQNMGPMEDLLKMIPGMANNPALQNMKVDERQIARKRAIVSSMTPEERENPDLLNPSRRRRIAAGSGNTFVEVNKFIKDFNQAKQLMQGVMSGDMNKMMKQMGINPNNLPKNMPNMGGMDMSALEGMMGQGGMPDMSALGGAGMPDMSQMFGGGLKGKIGEFAMKQSMKRMANKMKKAKKKRK; via the coding sequence ATGGCATTTGAAAGTTTAACAGAACGTTTACAGAACGTCTTTAAAAATCTACGTAAAAAAGGAAAAATTTCTGAGGCTGATGTTCAAGAAGCAACTAAAGAGATTCGTCTGGCCTTGCTTGAAGCCGACGTTGCTTTGCCCGTTGTAAAGGACTTTATCAAGAAGGTTCGTGAACGTGCTGTCGGGCATGAGGTCATTGATACTCTTAATCCTGCCCAACAGATTATCAAAATCGTTGATGAGGAACTGACAGCCGTTTTAGGTTCTGATACGGCAGAAATTATCAAGTCCCCTAAGATTCCTACGATCATCATGATGGTTGGTTTGCAGGGGGCTGGTAAAACAACCTTTGCTGGTAAGCTGGCTAACAAACTCAAGAAAGAAGAAAACGCACGGCCTTTGATGATTGCGGCTGACATCTATCGTCCTGCTGCTATTGACCAGCTCAAAACACTCGGACAACAAATTGATGTGCCTGTTTTCGCTCTTGGTACTGATGTTCCAGCGGTTGAGATTGTTCGTCAAGGTTTGGAGCAAGCACAGGCCAATCACAACGACTATGTCTTGATTGATACCGCAGGGCGCTTGCAGATCGATGAGCTCTTGATGAATGAGCTTCGTGATGTTAAGGCCTTGGCTCAACCAAATGAAATCCTGCTCGTCATTGATGCTATGATTGGTCAAGAAGCAGCCAATGTTGCCCGTGAGTTTAATGCTCAGTTGGAAGTGACTGGGGTCATCCTTACCAAGATTGATGGAGATACTCGTGGTGGTGCGGCTCTATCTGTTCGTCACATCACTGGAAAACCAATCAAGTTCACTGGTACGGGTGAAAAGATTACAGATATTGAAACCTTCCACCCAGACCGTATGTCTAGCCGTATCCTTGGTATGGGGGATATGCTGACCTTGATTGAGAAAGCTTCTCAGGAATACGATGAGCAAAAAGCTCTTGAAATGGCTGAGAAGATGCGTGAAAACACCTTTGATTTCAATGATTTCATTGATCAATTAGATCAGGTGCAAAACATGGGGCCGATGGAAGACTTGCTCAAGATGATTCCAGGGATGGCTAATAATCCAGCTCTTCAAAATATGAAGGTGGATGAGCGCCAAATTGCGCGTAAACGTGCCATCGTATCTTCGATGACTCCTGAGGAGCGTGAAAATCCTGATTTGTTAAATCCAAGTCGTCGCCGTCGTATCGCTGCAGGTTCTGGAAATACCTTTGTCGAAGTGAATAAATTCATCAAAGACTTTAATCAGGCCAAACAGCTCATGCAAGGGGTCATGTCTGGTGATATGAACAAGATGATGAAACAAATGGGCATCAATCCAAATAACCTCCCTAAAAATATGCCAAATATGGGCGGGATGGATATGTCTGCCCTTGAAGGAATGATGGGACAAGGTGGCATGCCAGATATGTCAGCTCTTGGAGGAGCTGGAATGCCAGATATGAGCCAGATGTTTGGTGGCGGACTTAAAGGTAAAATCGGTGAATTTGCCATGAAACAGTCTATGAAACGTATGGCCAACAAGATGAAAAAAGCTAAGAAAAAACGCAAATAA
- a CDS encoding 2-oxoglutarate:acceptor oxidoreductase has protein sequence MVDLVIYKGIPCKLLAAEEPFPTRLQILSPDSIHQALQEGFSCWGYPTEIMKEVTPEELVCLQDFGRFPPN, from the coding sequence ATGGTAGATCTTGTCATCTATAAAGGAATACCTTGTAAATTATTAGCTGCTGAGGAGCCCTTTCCTACAAGACTACAAATCCTCTCACCTGATTCTATTCACCAGGCCCTTCAAGAAGGATTTTCTTGTTGGGGATATCCCACTGAAATAATGAAAGAAGTCACTCCAGAAGAACTTGTTTGTTTACAAGATTTTGGACGATTTCCACCGAATTGA